A window of Pseudomonas alcaliphila JAB1 genomic DNA:
CCGCGAGGTCGCGCAGGCTTGCAAAGCGCAAAAGCTGCGGGCGCCGGCGCGCAACACCGTGGCTCTGCGGATCGCCGGCCTCGATCCGCTCAAGGCCACTCGCCGCCGGGAAGGTCAGGATGCGTCCCGCAGCCTGCAAGGTGTCGGTGGTGAGCCTCCCGCCGTGACCGCGCCACTGGAACAAGTGCAGATTGATCACACGGTCATCGACCTGATCGTGGTGGACGAGCGCGACCGGCAACCGATTGGCCGTCCGTATCTGACCATCGCCATCGACGTGTTTACCCGCTGCGTGCTCGGCATGGTCGTCACGCTGGAAGCGCCGTCATCTGTTTCGGTCGGCCTGTGCCTTGTGCATGTCGCCTGCGACAAGCGTCCCTGGCTGGAGGGTCTGAACATAGAAATGGAGTGGCCGATGAGCGGCAAGCCCAGGCTGCTCTACCTGGACAACGCGGCCGAGTTCAAGAGCGAAGCGCTACGCCGAGGCTGCGAGCAGCATGGCATCCGGCTTGACTATCGCCCGCTCGGGCAGCCGCACTACGGCGGCATCGTGGAACGGATCATCGGCACGGCGATGCAGATGATCCACGACGAATTGCCAGGGACGACCTTCTCCAACCCTGACCAGCGCGGCGACTACGATTCCGAAAACAAGGCCGCCCTGACGCTGCGTGAGCTGGAGCGCTGGCTCACATTGGCGGTCGGCACCTACCACGGCTCCGTGCACAACGGCCTGCTCCAGCCGCCGGCAGCGCGCTGGGCCGAAGCTATCGCGCGGACCGGCGTGCCAACCGTCATCACTCGCACCACGGCTTTTCTGGTCGATTTTCTGCCCATCATCCGCCGCACGCTGACCCGCACCGGCTTCGTCATCGACCACATCCATTACTACGCCGATGCGCTCAAGCCGTGGATAGCTCGGCGCGACCGCTTGCCTGCGTTCCTGATCCGGCGCGACCCGCGCGACATCAGCCGCATTTGGGTGCTGGAGCCGGAGGGGCAGCACTATCTGGAAATTCCATACCGCACCTTGTCGCACCCGGCTGTCACCCTCTGGGAACAACGACAGGCGCTGGCGAAATTGCGGCAGCAAGGGCGCGAACAGGTGGATGAGTCGGCGCTGTTTCGCATGATCGGCCAGATGCGCGAAATCGTGTCCACCGCGCAGAAAGCTACGCGCAAGGCGCAGCGCGACGCGGATCGACGCCAGCATCTCAAGGCAACGGCAGTTCTTTTCAAAACCACGCCACCACCGGACGCGGACATGGCTGACCCGCAGGCAGACAACCAGCCACCTGCCAAACCGTTCGACCAGATTGAGGAGTGGTAGCCGTGGAAGAATATCCCATCATCGACTTGTCCCACCTGATGCCGGTGGCCCAGGGCTTGGCCCGTCTTCCGGCGGACGAACGCATCCATCGCCTTCGCGCTGACCGCTGGATCGGCTATCCGCGAGCAGTCGAGGCGCTGAATCGGCTGGAAGCCCTGTATGCGTGGCCGAACAAACAACGCATGCCCAACCTGCTGTTGGTCGGTCCAACCAACAACGGCAAGTCGATGATCGTCGAGAAATTCCGCCGCACCCATCCGGCCAGCTCCGACGCCGACCAGGAGCACATCCCAGTGTTGGTTGTGCAGATGCCGTCCGAGCCGTCGGTGATCCGCTTCTACATCGCGCTACTTGCCGCGATGGGCGCGCCATTGCGCCCGCGCCCACGGCTGCCGGAAATGGAGCAATTGGCGCTGGCACTGCTGCGCAAGGTCGGCGTGCGCATGCTGGTGATCGACGAGTTGCACAACGTCCTGGCCGGCAACAGCGTCAACCGCCGGGAATTCCTCAATCTGTTGCGTTTCCTCGGCAACGAGCTGCGCATCCCGCTGGTCGGGGTCGGCACACGCGATGCCTACTTGGCGATCCGCTCGGACGACCAGTTGGAAAACCGCTTCGAGCCGATGATGCTGCCGGTGTGGGAGGCCAACGACGATTGCTGCTCACTGCTGGCCAGCTTCGCGGCTTCACTCCCGCTGCGGCGACCCTCGTCGATTGCCACGCTGGATATGGCCCGCTACCTGCTCACGCGCAGCGAGGGCACCATCGGCGAGCTGGCGCACCTGTTGATGGCGGCGGCCGTCGCTGCCGTGGAGAGCGGTGAGGAAGCGATCAACCATCGCACGCTCAGCATGGCCGATTACACCGGTCCCAGCGAGCGGCGGCGGCAATTCGAGCGGGAACTGATGTGAAGCCAGCGCCACACTGGCCACTGCATCCGGCTCCCAGGGAAGGCGAAGCCTTGTCTTCGTGGCTCAACCGCGTGGCCCTTTGCTATCACATGGAGGTGTCCGAGCTGCTGGAGCACGATCTTGGTCACGGCCAGGTTGATGACCTGGACACCGCGCCACCACTGGCGCTGCTGGCGATGCTCTCCCAGCGGAGCGGCATCGAGCCGGACCGGCTGCGTTGCATGAGTTTCGCCGGCTGGGTGCCTTGGCTACTGGACAGCCTTGATGATCAGATTCCAGACGCATTGGAAACCTATGCGTTCCAGCTCTCGGTGCTGCTGCCGAAACTCCGCCGTAGGACGCGATCCATCACGAGCTGGCGTGCCTGGCTGCCCAGCCAGCCGATACATCGCGCCTGCCCGCTCTGTCTGAACGACCCGGCAAACCAAGCCGTACTGCTTGCATGGAAGCTGCCCCTGATGCTGAGCTGCCCGCTGCATGGCTGCTGGCTGGAATCCTATTGGGGCGTGCCTGGGCGGTTTCTCGGCTGGGAGAACGCCGACACTGCGCCGCGCACCGCCAGCGACGCGATTGCGGTGATGGACCGGCGCACCTGGCAGGCACTGACGACCGGCCATGTGGAGCTGCCGCGCCGACGCATCCACGCTGGATTGTGGTTTCGGCTACTACGCACGCTGCTCGATGAGCTGAACACCCCGCTTTCGACGTGCGGAACCTGCGCGGGGTATCTCCGCCAAGTCTGGGAAGGCTGCGGGCATCCGCTGCGTGCTGGGCAAAGTCTGTGGCGACCGTATGAAACCCTGAACCCGGCAGTACGGTTGCAGATGCTGGAGGCGGCGGCAACGGCAATCAGCTTGATTGAGGTGAGGGATATAAGCCCGCCGGGCGAGCATGCAAAGCTGTTCTGGTCCGAACCCCAAACCGGTTTCACCAGTGGCCTGTCGGCGAAAACGCCGAAGCCCGAACCCGTCGATCACTGGCAACGGGCGGTCCAGGCTATCAATGAGGCGATCATTGAAGCGCGGCACAACCCCGAGACGGCTCGCTCGCTGTTCGCGTTGGCTTCCTATGGTCGGCGCGACCCCGCTTCCCAGGAACAGTTGCGCGCCACCTTTGCAAAGGAAGGCATCCCTCCGGAATTTCTGTCACATTACGAGCCTGATGGACCCTTTGCATGCCTTAGATAGAGTGACGGGTTAAGTGACAAATTTTGACGACCAGAACTTTCCGGCGCACACTGTCACATAATCGAACGTATATGTGACAGGTACGACATGCTGATAGGCTACATGCGGGTATCGAAGGCGGACGGCTCCCAGGCTACCGATTTGCAGCGCGACGCGCTGATTGCCGCCGGGGTCGATCCAGTACATCTTTACGAGGACCAGGCATCCGGCATGCGCGAGGATCGGCCCGGCTTGACGAGCTGCCTGAAGGCGTTGCGAACTGGCGACACACTGGTCGTGTGGAAACTGGATCGGCTCGGACGCGACCTGCGACATCTCATCAACACCGTGCACGACCTGACTGGGCGCGGCATCGGCTTGAAGGTATTAACCGGGCACGGCGCGGCCATCGACACCACGACCGCCGCCGGCAAGCTGGTCTTTGGCATCTTCGCCGCCCTGGCCGAGTTCGAGCGCGAGTTGATCGCGGAGCGCACGATTGCCGGCCTAGCCTCGGCCCGCGCGCGCGGGCGGAAAGGCGGCCGGCCGTTCAAGATGACCGCCGCCAAGCTGCGGCTGGCGATGGCGGCAATGGGTCAGCCAGAGACCAAGGTCGGCGACCTGTGCCAGGAACTTGGCGTCACGCGGCAGACCCTGTATCGGCATGTTTCACCCAAGGGTGAGCTACGTCCAGATGGCGAGAAGCTACTCAGCCGAATTTGATGCCGGCATGAGGCAACGTAGCGACAGCGTGGTTTGTCTCAATGGGAAGCGCTCATGATCGATCTTTGAAGGCCCGCAGCAGTCGTGTCACAGACAGGACGAACAAACCGGTCAGCGTGAGGGCTGCGATACCCCAGTACTCTCCGATGAACGCGCCGGCCGTCGTGCCGGCCAGCACAATGGCGAGAATCGGCAAATGGCAGGGACAGGTGAGCACGGCCAGCGCGCCCCACAGGTAGCCGGTGATCGGTTTGTGCGTCTCGGACGGCAAGCGCTCGGGGCTGTTCATGGCAGACTCTCCGCGTGCTGTGCCGGCTCGGTCGGCATGGTGGCCAACTGCACCTCCAGATCGGCCAACGCTTCGCGCCGACGCTCGACGAACTGGCGCAGAACGGCAAGCTGCGCGGCCGCTTCATCGCCGTCCGCAGCATCCAGCGCCCGGCACAGCCGCGCCAGCGCGTCCAGGCCGATGCCCGCCTCGAAGGCCGCCCGCACGAAGCACAGCCGTTGCAAGGCGGCATCATCGAACAGGCCATAGCCGCCCGGGGTGCACGCCACCGGACGCAGCAATCCGCGCAGCAGGTAGTCGCGCACGATATGCACGCTCACCCCGGCATCAAGGGCCAGCCGGGACACGGTGTAGGCGCTCATTGAAAACCTCCTTTTTTTATCCAGCGCAGCAGGAAAGCTGCTTCACGTCCTTGTTGAAGGTCTGCGCCGCAAGCTTCAACCCCTCGACCATTGTCAGGTAGGGGAACAACTGGTCGGCCAGTTCCTGCACCGTCATGCGGTTGCGGATGGCGAGCACCGCCGTCTGGATCAGTTCGCCCGCTTCCGGGGCCACCGCCTGCACGCCGATGAGCCGTCCGCTACCTTCCTCGATGACCAGCTTGATGAAGCCGCGTGTGTCGAAGTTGGCAAGCGCTCGCGGAACGTTGTCGAGTGTCAGCGTGCGACTGTCGGTCTCGATGCCATCGTGGTGCGCTTCCGCCTCGCTGTAGCCCACGGTGGCGACTTGCGGGTCGGTGAACACCACTGCCGGCATCGCGGTCAGATTGAGGGCTGCGTCGCCGCCGGTCATGTTGATCGCGGCACGGGTGCCGGCGGCCGCTGCCACGTAGACGAACTGCGGCTGGTCGGTGCAGTCGCCGGCCGCGTAGATGTTCGGGTTGCTCGTGCGCATGCCTTGGTCGATAACGATGGCCCCTTGCGCATTGACAGTGACCCCCGCCGCGTCCAGCGCGAGGCTGCGCGTATTCGGTGCCCGACCGGTGGCAACCAGCAACTTGTCAGCGCGCAATTCACCGTGTCCGGTGGTCAGCACGAATTCGCCGTTCACATGGGCGACCTGGCTGGCTTGCGTGTGCTCCAGCACCTCGATGCCCTCGGCGCGGAAAGCGGCTGTCACGGCCTCGCCGATGGCCGGGTCTTCCCGGAAGAACAAGGTGCTGCGTGCCAGGATCGTGACCTGGCTGCCGAGCCGGGCAAAGGCTTGCGCCAGTTCCAACGCCACCACCGACGAACCGATCACGGCCAGGCGTGCGGGAATGGTGTCGCTGACAAGCGCTTCGGTGGAAGTCCAGTAGGGTGACTCTTTCAGGCCCGGAATCGGCGGCACGGCCGGACTGGCACCGGTGGCGACCAGGCAGCGGTCGAACGTTACCTCGCGCTCGCCACCCTCGTTCAAACGGACGACCAGGCTCTGGTCGTCCTTGAAACGCGCTTCACCGTGCAAAACGGTGATGGCTGGATTGCCGTCCAGGATGCCTTCGTATTTGGCGTGCCGCAGTTCATCGACACGGGCCTGCTGCTGGGCCAGCAGTTTGCTGCGGTCAATCGCAGGCACAGTTGCCGCAATACCGCCGTCGAACGGACTTTCCCGGCGCAGATGGGCAATATGGGCAGCGCGGATCATGATCTTGGACGGCACACAGCCGATATTGACGCAGGTGCCGCCGATGGTGCCGCGTTCGATCAGCGTGACCGTCGCGCCTTGCTCGACGGCCTTCAGCGCCGCCGCCATCGCGGCCCCGCCGCTGCCAATGATGGCGATATGCAAACCGGCGCCCTCAAGTGCATCACGGATTTTTGGTTCATCTTTGAAATCACCAACCCGGATCGAGCCTTGATAACCCAATGCGGCGATGGCGGCCAGCAGTTGGTTGTGGCTCACGGCGGTGTCTGCCATGACTTGCGCGCGGCTTTCTGGATAGGACACCACAGCGGCATTCACGCCGGGAATCTTTTCCAAAGCATCTTTGACATGGGTGGCGCAGGATGTGCAGGTCATGCCATTCACGGTGATTTCGGTCATTTTTTTACTCCATTGAATTTCGGGGTGCAGCAGGCATCGGCTTGGCGTTTTCGTTGGATGGCGTAGATGGTCAAGCCGATGAAAATCGCCAGCGCAGGCAGCAGCACATAGTCCAGATAGCCGGTCAGCGCGGACAAGCTGACCACACCGAGCAAAATGACCAGAACAGGGGTGAAGCAACACAGCGCCACGAGGGTTGTGCCAATGATGCTGACCCGCAGCAGTGTCTTCGGGTCTTTCATGATCAGTTCTTGACTGATGATGGGTAGCCCGCATCCTCGGTAGCCTTGGTCAGTTTCTGCACGCTGGTCTTGGCATCATCGAAGGTGACCACCGCTTCGCGCGTCTCGAAGGTCACGTCAACTTTACTGACGCCATCGACCTTGGAAATCGCCTTCTTGACAGTGATCGGACAGGCCGAGCAGGTCATGCCCGGTACGGACAGCGTAACGGTCTGGGTGGCGGCCCACACGGGGGCAACAACGGCAGCGAGGGCAAGGGCGGAAAGCAGCTTTTTCATGGTGAACTCCTGTGATCAATAGAAAAATGGCACGACGTAGGGAAATCCGAGCGCGACCAAAACCAGCACGGCCACGCCCCAGAAAATGAGCTTGTAAGTAGCTCGCACTTGGGGAATCGCGCAAACCTCACCCGGTTTGCAGGCGGCTGACGGCCGGTAGATGCGCCGCCAGGCGAAGAACAACGCCACCAGCGCCACGCCGATAAAGATGGGGCGATAGGGTTCCAACACCGTCAAGTTGCCGATCCAAGCGCCGCTGAACCCCAAGGCGATCAGAACCAGCGGCCCGAGGCAGCAAGCCGAGGCGAGGATGGCGGCCAGCCCGCCAGTGAAGAGCGCGCCGCGCCCGTTTTGAGGTTCAGACATACGTTTGTCCTTTCGAATCTGAATTGGATAGCTTAAGCTTACTTCCGTAGTTATGTACGGAGTCAAGCGATATGGAAAACAATTTGGAGAACCTGACCATTGGCGTTTTCGCCAGGACGGCCGGGGTCAATGTGGAGACCATCCGGTTCTATCAGCGCAAGGGCTTGCTCCCGGAACCGGACAAGCCTTACGGCAGCATTCGCCGCTATGGCGAGACGGATGTAACGCGGGTGCGCTTCGTGAAATCAGCCCAGCGGTTGGGCTTCAGCCTGGATGAGATCGCCGAGCTGCTGCGGCTGGAGGATGGCACCCATTGCGAGGAAGCCAGCAGCCTGGCCGAGCACAAGCTCAAGGACGTGCGCGAGAGGATGGCTGACCTGGCGCGCATGGAGGCCGTGCTGTCTGATTTGGTGTGCGCCTGCCATGCGCGGAAGGGGAACGTTTCCTGCCCGCTGATTGCGTCACTGCAAGGGAAGAAAGAACCGCGCAGTGCGGACGCGGTGTAGCCCGAGGGAACTACGCCTTAGCGTGCTTTATTTTCCGTTTTCTGAGGCGACTCCAACGTCAGAAAAGACCGTGCGGTCGACTTTTGATATTTCGTGCTGTCGCCTTCTGAAAGTGACATTCTGGGCTTGGGATTTCCCGCTTTCCTGTCACTTTTCTCATACCGAAATCAGAGTGAGAAAAACGTATGGGAAAGCGGATTGGGTACGCCCGAGTTTCGACTGATGATCAGAATCTCGACCTGCAGCGAGATGCACTTGCCTTGGCTGGGTGCTCCGTAGTTTACGAAGAGACAATGAGCGGCAAGTCAGCGGACAGGCCGGAGCTGGGGCATTGCCTCAAGGCTTTGCGCAGCGGGGACACTTTGGTCGTGTGGCGACTGGATCGTCTCGGGCGCTCTCTGCCTGATCTGGTTGGGGTCGTCAGTCGCTTAGAGCAGGAGACGGTGGCCTTCGAGTCCATAACCGAACGAATTGAAACCACCAGCGCTGCCGGCAAGCTGATATTTCATGTATTCGCTGCCCTGGCTGAGTTCGAGCGCAACCTCATTCGAGAGCGAACCCGTGCAGGACTGGCTGCGGCTCGTGCCCGTGGAAGAAAAGGTGGGCGCAAGCCTGTGCTGGATGATCGTCAGGTACGTGAGATACGAGCTCTTCTCAGAGATCCTGAGATACAGGTAACCGATGTGGCTCGACGGTATGGCGTTTCTCGAACAACGCTTTACCGCTACGTCGGTTCGCCGAAATCATCTGCGGTCGTTTAAGTGGTGGTGGTATTTTCCGCTGAAGTTGCCCAGATAATTTTGGGCGCTATGACCTGGCAGGCAAATGAAGGATGCCCCCGGCGTACTACGTGTGCCGGGCTACCACTGAATAAATAGGGAGTTTTCATGTCGGTGCTTTTTTCTGTGAAGGGATGCGTTGGTACCTTGCTACTGGCTGCGCTGGTTGGTTGCTCCAGCACCCCGAAGATCACGTTGCCAGAACCTAAAGAGGTTCCTCGTGAGAAATGGTCCGATGCCATGCTGGTTCTGGAAGCCATGCGCATCGATGGTCAGCGCGATATTCCAAGGGAAATGGTCGGGAGTGAAGTAGATAACTTGAGCGCGCTGCGGTCGGGGGGCTCTGGAAGTCTAGCGACGGCAGGTTTGGGGTACGTATCCCCACCCACAGGATTTAGCAGCGCAGGAGCAGCCTCTCTTGGCGTCGGGTTGTTCTTGCTGGGTGGTGGCAGTGCTGGTCCTGTCTATCACTACCAGGTTGCTGCGTGGGTGCCTGAGGAGCTGGCGTCTAACCCAAAGGAGGCATCTGCGTTGGTCAGGTCGGCCTGGCTGGATGCGAGAGAGAAATACTTCGGTGGAAAAATCTCAAAGTTGCGTCATGAGCCGGCTAAGTATGCTGACGGATCAGGCAAGAAATACGACAGGCTTGCAGATTTGGCTGCTGGGAACCCCGCGCCGTTCGACGCTCCGGTGAGCGCTGCGCCAGCATTCATTTCGTCAGAGAAAGCCTACGGCCCGATTTTCCTGACAGATCCCTCAGGCGAACTATTTGCTGACGCTAGCAGAGCTGATAAGGACGGCATGGATGCGCTGGCGGGTATTGCTCGTCACCTGCCCGAATGGATGTATGCATACTATCCTGGACGGAATTGGCCTAAGGACTTCCGACCTGCCGCGATTTACAACAAGAACGGCAATCTCTATTTCATTGGGAAGTAGTCGTGGTTGACCTATGCGACCGGCGTGCCGGGATTTTATCTGCAGAGTCAGGCATACAGACTCTCTCGCGAGTCGAAGGCGTTCAATAAAAACGAAGGTGCTCAACACAAGTATTGAGCACCTTCGACGTGCGTTGAGCGCCTTCAGGGAGCGGTGGGAAGCTCCCATGCCCATCCGCCCTGCATACCTGCTTTGTGTGAACGTATACCTAGCTGTTTCTGGGCTCTGCGAAGTGACGCCGAAGAAATGCAACGTTCTTCAGCTAAAGCCATCAATGCATTGATTGCAACAGGCCCAGCTTGCAACGTCTCCTCAAGAAAGCTGCACGCCTCCTGAGTAGCTGATACTGGTCTTTCGCCGTCCGCTCGCTCGATATCCGCCAAAATAGTTTCAGCACTACCTTCGACGGCCTCTCCCCACCGGATGCAGGTTGTTTCCAACTGCTCGTTTATCACTATGGGCTCAACGAAGTACTCTATCCCCCCACTATCAATCGAGACGTTGGATTTCGGTCGGACAAGCACTCGCGCTTCGGAATTTTGAGCTTTCCCAGCCACCAGTACCGTGCGAGCAAGTGCTGAGAATGCCTGGCTGCCGATTACGCGATCAGCTACGGAGGACTGGGATGTACCTTTGCTCAGGTGAGATATGCCGAGGACAGCGCAACAATGCTGCTCTGCGAAATCCACTACCATTTGTAGCCCCTGCCGAACTTCGTTTGCCCGGTGCATATCCCCACGAATGAGATTGATCAGTGGGTCGAAAATCAGCAATGAAACGCCGTCAATCCTTGCGGCCGCTTCATCCAAAAGGGAAAAGTTGGCTGCAGGATCAAACTGTCGTCTGTTCCCACGTTGATCTCTGAGCCCCTCGATAATGTGCACGCGGGTTAGGTCTGCATCTGCAGCCGTAAGGCGGGGAATGATCGTGTCAGCGATACCATCCTCGCCGCTCCAGATTACGATGTTGCCTGCTGCCTCACATTTGCTGCCGTCTGGCCAGTCACCACCTCTGCTGAGCGTGGCGGCCAGCGATATTGCCAGCGTGGTTTTGCCGCATCCACCTGCGCCGGCAAGAATGGATAACTTTGCCTTTGGCAGCCAGCCTGGCCAAATCCACTGGATTTTTTCCGCTGGAATATCGACCGCTGCTGTGAGTTCTACCATCCAGCCTGGCTGTTGAGGTGTTCGGCGCTGCATTACAGCGCCTCCCTTTGCCGAATCCAAGCTTGGACTTCGCTGTTACGCCAACCGACGCTGGAGCCGCACAAAAGGCGCTGTCGCGGGAAAAGGCCTTCCGATATTTTGCGATAGATCGTTGAGCGTTTTAGGCCGACGATTGCCTCGACATCGCGCAAACGAAGAATTTTGTCATCGTCGCCGACGTCGTCAGAGTTGCTAACGTGCATTGCCATAGGTTTGAGTCCTAGGTCCTGAAGCGTGAGGCAGCGTCCTCCGGCACTACTGCTAAAAAGGGTAAAAGACGGATATCGGCTGGCTATATAGCGAGCACGGGCATTTGCCACACGCATAGGAATATGCGCGTTTCCGAGATTAATGTTCGGTAGCGTCGGAGGTCGTTGTGGGCTACAGAAATTCTAGGCCGTGAGGCTTCTAGGGGCCGAACGGAATGAAGCCGTTCAGGCCGGATGCACAGATCAACCGATGGAAGTTGATGCGGCCCGTTCAGCGGATGCGAACGAGGCGAAAGTTTTTAACGTCGTTACCGGAGCGACGTGGCGGACCGTTGCGGATCGATAGAGACCGCTTGGGACGGACACTTTTTAACATGAGAGTGCCGGGCTGGCAATCAGCAGATGCTCTGCCTTGGTTGGGAAAGGGTGGCCCAACCAAGGCAGTAGTTGACTGAATGCTCAGCGTTCTATCGGGCTCAACTAGTCCTCTGTGCCGATATCGAGTTTGGGCAGCGCCTTGACGATTTTCTGGGTCTCCAGGCTGACGGTGACCACTCGCTGGAACAGTTCAAGCGGGTACCTGGGGTTACCCATGGTTTCCACAGCCCAGTCGTTGGCGTCGTTGACGATGCCGCTGGCTTTGTCTGGGCGCACGGCCTGGCGCTCCATCACCCAGTCCAGGGCTGCTTTTCCGTTGACCACGTAATCCCAGGCCGCTTCAGGAACGCCCTTGAGGGTGATGCGGTGGTTATAGATGACAGTGGTTTTGTCGCCCTTCTTGACGAACTTCATCTTCTCCACTCGGTAGTCAGCGGCGGAGAGTGTGCCTTTGGCCTCGATAGTCAGAGGGTATGGCTCGACGGTTTCGTAGTTCAGGTGAAGGTCGGCCAAAGCGCGCCCAGCCTTACTGAACGCCCAGAAGTCGGTGGCTTTCTTCACGGCCGGAATGCGTGGCAGTTCCTTGCTCAGGTTGTCGGCGTAGCGCGCGCGGTAGTCTGGCGAATGCAGAATGCCGTAAACGTAGTAGAACAGGTCTTTCTTGCTGATTTGCTCGCCTGGATAAGCGTTGCTGAAGTGAGCAAGACCAGCGTCGGTGATGGCGTCGCGGCGGCGCAGGCCACTTTCTACTGGTTCGGCAAAGAGGTCGTCTTTTGAGGCCTGGGCGGCTTCGTCGTAAAGGTAGAGGGGGAAGCATTGTGTGCCGCCGTCACTCTGCAATTCAGGTGGGCAATTTACCATCAGAGCAAGCTGACTACCTTCAGCAGGACGCTGCTTAACCATGATCAGCAAGTTCTCAGCTTTTGCGTGCGGGAAAATGCGAGGCATTTGGTAGACCATTTCATTGAAACGGCGATTGAAGTAAAGCCACTGTTTGGTGAAAGGGCGATAAAGGCTACGCACTATGCAATCAGGGTCAAAGCTATAGCTACGGTTCTTGCCCAAGTCTTGCTTCAATGCACGTGTCCAACTAATACGCGTCGGGTCAGTATCAATGAAGTCATCGACCTGCTCCTGCCTGGCCTTAGTATCCAGCTTTGGATGCGCAGCGTTGAAACGCGATACCTCGTTATTATAGAAGCCAATCATGCTGCTCATGTTGGCACCCAGCTTGGATTTTCCAGCGTTATAGGCCCAAGCATCCCGTTGGGATTTCACACCGCTGGAGTAGTTAGCGAACATCGCCAACGCGTTCTTGTCGTCCTTGTCACCTAATACGATGAACTGGCCGAAGCTGTTATCGCGTTGCTTCAACCAGTCACCGTGCTCATCAGGAACTACTTGCTGCCAATCCGGGATGCCGGCCACACTGGCATAGCTGACGATCTTCTCCAGCTTTTCTTCGCGGCTTAGATAGTCGCCAATATCGTGGAAATAGATCTGGCCGTGGGTTACCGCTTCGGGGTTCTTGACCAGTAGCGAGATGGCAATTGGGGCACGGCTGCCACTACCAAAAATCTTCCCGCCTTCCTTACGTGAGGTTTCGCCACTGGTCCGCTGGTTACCACGTAGGTGGAACACATAGAGGCTGGAGAACTCATCCACCAGGCACTTGCGTAGGCCATCTGCAGTATTGGCTTCTACGAAGCCTGCGTTGGTAACGAAACCGATGATGCCGGCATCGCCAATACGGTCACTGGCCCAGCGAATGGAGCGGATATAGCTGTCATAGAGTGCGTTTTTGTTGTTCGCGTCTGAACGAGCGGCATAGGTTGTTCGAATGCGCTCATCCAAGCTTGGATAAGGGACGTTAGCGTTGTTGGCGTTGGCGTCACCTTGGCCGACTGAATAAGGCGGATTGCCCACAATCACGCGTATATCCAAATCCTTCTGCCGCTTACGCCGGGCGCTGTTGTCCTCCAGCAGTGCGTCTACGAGGTCGTCCTTCTCATACATTTGGAAGGTATCGGTTAGGCAGATGCCTTCAAACGGGGCGTACTCGTCGATTACTTCGCCATGGTAGGCCGCTTCGATATTGATGGCGGCGATGTAGTAGGCCAGTAGTACCAGCTCGTTAGCGTGGATCTCGTGCCGGTATTTGTGCGGCAACTCTTCCGGCTTGATAAGGCCAGACTGGATCAGGCGGGTGATGAAGGTGCCGGTGCCAGTGAACGGGTCGATGATGTGGACGCCCTTGCTGCCCAGGGTTTGGCCGAACTCCTGTTGCAGCAGGTGGTTGACGCTGTGGAGGATGAAGTCCACCACTTCGACTGGGGTGTAAACGATGCCCAAGCGCTCGGTCATTTTGGGGAAGGCGTTGCGGAAGAACTTGTCGTACAGCTCAACGATGATCTTCTGCTTACCCTGGGCGTTGTCGATGCCGGCAGCACGCTGACGCACGCTGGCGTAGAACTTCTCCAGGGTATCGGCTTCCTTGGCCAGGTGGTGCTCATGTAGCGCGTCCAGCACGCCTTGCATGGCCTTGGACATGGGGTTGTG
This region includes:
- a CDS encoding DDE-type integrase/transposase/recombinase, whose amino-acid sequence is MASDTSLIAEQGVATLPDAAWAQARQRAEIIGPLAALDVVGHEAADAAAHALGLSRRQVYVLIRRARQGAGLVTDLARSRSGGGKGKGRLPESVERIIRELLQKRFLTKQKRSLAAFHREVAQACKAQKLRAPARNTVALRIAGLDPLKATRRREGQDASRSLQGVGGEPPAVTAPLEQVQIDHTVIDLIVVDERDRQPIGRPYLTIAIDVFTRCVLGMVVTLEAPSSVSVGLCLVHVACDKRPWLEGLNIEMEWPMSGKPRLLYLDNAAEFKSEALRRGCEQHGIRLDYRPLGQPHYGGIVERIIGTAMQMIHDELPGTTFSNPDQRGDYDSENKAALTLRELERWLTLAVGTYHGSVHNGLLQPPAARWAEAIARTGVPTVITRTTAFLVDFLPIIRRTLTRTGFVIDHIHYYADALKPWIARRDRLPAFLIRRDPRDISRIWVLEPEGQHYLEIPYRTLSHPAVTLWEQRQALAKLRQQGREQVDESALFRMIGQMREIVSTAQKATRKAQRDADRRQHLKATAVLFKTTPPPDADMADPQADNQPPAKPFDQIEEW
- a CDS encoding TniB family NTP-binding protein, producing MEEYPIIDLSHLMPVAQGLARLPADERIHRLRADRWIGYPRAVEALNRLEALYAWPNKQRMPNLLLVGPTNNGKSMIVEKFRRTHPASSDADQEHIPVLVVQMPSEPSVIRFYIALLAAMGAPLRPRPRLPEMEQLALALLRKVGVRMLVIDELHNVLAGNSVNRREFLNLLRFLGNELRIPLVGVGTRDAYLAIRSDDQLENRFEPMMLPVWEANDDCCSLLASFAASLPLRRPSSIATLDMARYLLTRSEGTIGELAHLLMAAAVAAVESGEEAINHRTLSMADYTGPSERRRQFERELM
- a CDS encoding TniQ family protein; translation: MKPAPHWPLHPAPREGEALSSWLNRVALCYHMEVSELLEHDLGHGQVDDLDTAPPLALLAMLSQRSGIEPDRLRCMSFAGWVPWLLDSLDDQIPDALETYAFQLSVLLPKLRRRTRSITSWRAWLPSQPIHRACPLCLNDPANQAVLLAWKLPLMLSCPLHGCWLESYWGVPGRFLGWENADTAPRTASDAIAVMDRRTWQALTTGHVELPRRRIHAGLWFRLLRTLLDELNTPLSTCGTCAGYLRQVWEGCGHPLRAGQSLWRPYETLNPAVRLQMLEAAATAISLIEVRDISPPGEHAKLFWSEPQTGFTSGLSAKTPKPEPVDHWQRAVQAINEAIIEARHNPETARSLFALASYGRRDPASQEQLRATFAKEGIPPEFLSHYEPDGPFACLR
- a CDS encoding recombinase family protein codes for the protein MLIGYMRVSKADGSQATDLQRDALIAAGVDPVHLYEDQASGMREDRPGLTSCLKALRTGDTLVVWKLDRLGRDLRHLINTVHDLTGRGIGLKVLTGHGAAIDTTTAAGKLVFGIFAALAEFERELIAERTIAGLASARARGRKGGRPFKMTAAKLRLAMAAMGQPETKVGDLCQELGVTRQTLYRHVSPKGELRPDGEKLLSRI
- the merE gene encoding broad-spectrum mercury transporter MerE, which produces MNSPERLPSETHKPITGYLWGALAVLTCPCHLPILAIVLAGTTAGAFIGEYWGIAALTLTGLFVLSVTRLLRAFKDRS
- the merD gene encoding mercury resistance co-regulator MerD codes for the protein MSAYTVSRLALDAGVSVHIVRDYLLRGLLRPVACTPGGYGLFDDAALQRLCFVRAAFEAGIGLDALARLCRALDAADGDEAAAQLAVLRQFVERRREALADLEVQLATMPTEPAQHAESLP